The following proteins come from a genomic window of Pseudomonas hygromyciniae:
- a CDS encoding acyl-CoA dehydrogenase: MDFAYSPKVQELRERVTAFMDAYVYPAEPVFERQVSEGDRWQPTAIMEELKAKAKAEGLWNLFLPESELGAGLTNLEYAPLAEIMGRSLLGPEPFNCSAPDTGNMEVLVRYANEEQKQRWLEPLLRGEIRSAFAMTEPDVASSDATNMAARAERQGDEWVINGKKWWTSGACDPRCKILIFMGLSNPDAPRHQQHSMILVPVDAPGVKIVRPLPVFGYDDAPHGHAEVLFDNVRVPYENVLLGDGRGFEIAQGRLGPGRIHHCMRSIGMAERALELMCKRSVSRTAFGKPLARLGGNIDKIADSRMEIDMARLLTLKAAYMMDTVGNKVAKSEIAQIKVVAPNVALKVIDRAIQIHGGAGVSNDFPLAYMYAMQRTLRLADGPDEVHRAAIGKFEIGKYVPKELMRSGQ, from the coding sequence ATGGATTTTGCCTATTCGCCCAAGGTTCAGGAACTGCGTGAACGCGTCACCGCGTTTATGGATGCTTACGTTTACCCAGCCGAACCGGTGTTTGAGCGCCAGGTCAGCGAAGGTGATCGCTGGCAGCCCACCGCCATCATGGAAGAGCTCAAGGCCAAGGCTAAGGCCGAAGGCTTGTGGAATCTGTTCCTGCCGGAGTCCGAGCTGGGCGCCGGCCTGACCAACCTGGAATACGCGCCGCTCGCAGAAATCATGGGTCGCTCCCTGCTTGGCCCGGAGCCGTTCAACTGCTCGGCACCCGACACCGGCAATATGGAAGTGCTGGTGCGCTACGCCAACGAAGAGCAGAAACAGCGCTGGCTGGAGCCGCTGCTGCGCGGCGAGATCCGCTCGGCGTTCGCCATGACCGAACCGGATGTGGCGTCCTCCGACGCCACCAATATGGCCGCCCGCGCTGAACGCCAGGGTGACGAGTGGGTCATCAACGGCAAGAAATGGTGGACCTCCGGCGCGTGCGACCCACGTTGCAAGATCCTGATCTTCATGGGCCTGAGCAACCCGGATGCGCCGCGCCACCAGCAACACTCGATGATCCTGGTACCGGTGGATGCGCCTGGGGTGAAAATCGTCCGGCCGCTGCCGGTGTTCGGCTACGACGACGCGCCCCATGGGCATGCCGAAGTACTGTTCGACAACGTGCGCGTGCCGTACGAAAACGTGCTGCTGGGTGACGGCCGTGGCTTTGAAATTGCCCAGGGTCGCCTTGGCCCGGGCCGGATCCACCACTGCATGCGCTCCATTGGCATGGCTGAACGCGCCCTGGAATTGATGTGCAAACGCTCGGTCAGCCGCACCGCGTTTGGCAAGCCGCTGGCGCGCCTGGGTGGCAACATCGACAAGATCGCCGACTCGCGGATGGAAATCGACATGGCACGCCTGCTGACCTTGAAAGCGGCGTACATGATGGACACGGTCGGCAACAAAGTGGCGAAAAGTGAAATCGCCCAGATCAAGGTCGTGGCACCGAATGTAGCGCTCAAGGTAATTGACCGGGCGATCCAGATCCACGGCGGTGCCGGGGTATCCAATGACTTCCCGCTGGCCTATATGTACGCCATGCAGCGCACCCTGCGCCTGGCCGACGGCCCGGACGAAGTGCATCGGGCGGCGATTGGCAAGTTTGAGATTGGCAAATATGTGCCTAAAGAGCTGATGCGCAGTGGTCAGTAA
- a CDS encoding MerR family transcriptional regulator, which yields MSTTYSISDLARELDITTRAIRFYEEQGLLSPERRGQERIYSPRDKVSLKLILRGKRIGFSLAECRELIELYDPTSGNQKQLHSMLSKISERREQLEQQLLDIEQMKLELDTAEERCTQALEQTIQSQVGQPQ from the coding sequence ATGAGCACGACCTACAGCATCTCCGACCTGGCCCGCGAGTTGGACATCACCACCCGGGCCATTCGCTTCTATGAAGAACAAGGCCTCCTGAGCCCCGAACGCCGAGGCCAGGAGCGTATCTATTCGCCCCGGGACAAAGTCAGCCTGAAGCTGATCCTGCGCGGCAAGCGCATCGGCTTTTCCCTGGCCGAATGCCGCGAGTTGATCGAACTCTACGACCCCACCAGCGGCAATCAAAAGCAATTGCACAGCATGCTGTCGAAGATCAGCGAACGCCGTGAACAGTTGGAACAACAGTTGCTGGACATCGAACAGATGAAGCTGGAACTGGACACCGCCGAAGAACGTTGCACCCAGGCCCTGGAACAGACGATCCAGAGCCAGGTCGGCCAACCCCAATAA
- a CDS encoding autotransporter assembly complex protein TamA yields the protein MKFSNRFTSGLILLFTSCGALAQSELDVRVKPSNDALKANIEGYIGGVGERDEEALLRFSRGAEEQARKAAQALGFYQPQIASEVKAGKNPRLILSIDPGEPVHLRNVTIRVDGPAAELKSFRVPDSQDLKSGAVLNHGHYEDAKRLIQNQASRFGYFSGRFTQQKLSVDPQAGVADIELVYDSGPRYALGKVNFAGDTPFDEELLQRMVPFKSGAPYDSELIAELNQALQSSGYFEGVRVDAAPAAAANDVIPVAVQLQTRKPRTMGLGLGFSTDVGPRGKANWTRHWVNPQGHSYGWEAELSAPRQNVGLWYDIPLDPPLTDKLRFAGGYQNEELANTDTLSKLLTLGPEWHTKLPSGWTRVISLKLQREEYRLGDDSGLSNLLMPGISYSYLRSDNRIDPHNGYRLQFDTKVAKEGLGSDTNLLYGTAMIKGLTTVWDKHRFLGRAQFGGSATNGYKSVPPSLRFFAGGDQSVRGYEYQTLSPENNKGDRIGGRYMVALSAEYQYSIAEKWRIATFVDQGNSFNTLELPSLKTGVGVGVRWVSPVGPIRLDLAHALEDPGGIRLHFSMGPEL from the coding sequence ATGAAGTTTTCCAATAGATTTACCAGCGGCTTGATTCTGCTGTTCACAAGCTGCGGCGCCTTGGCGCAAAGCGAATTGGACGTACGGGTCAAGCCTTCAAACGATGCGCTGAAGGCCAATATCGAAGGCTATATCGGCGGGGTTGGCGAGCGTGATGAGGAGGCCTTGCTGCGCTTCAGTCGCGGTGCCGAGGAGCAGGCGCGCAAGGCCGCCCAGGCATTGGGCTTTTATCAGCCGCAGATTGCCAGTGAGGTAAAGGCCGGCAAGAACCCGCGCCTGATCCTCAGCATCGACCCTGGCGAGCCCGTGCATTTGCGTAATGTCACGATTCGGGTGGATGGCCCGGCGGCAGAGCTCAAATCCTTTCGTGTGCCCGACAGCCAAGACCTCAAGTCCGGCGCCGTACTCAACCATGGTCATTATGAAGACGCCAAGCGCCTGATCCAGAATCAGGCCTCGCGCTTCGGCTATTTCAGTGGCCGTTTCACCCAGCAGAAACTGTCTGTCGATCCCCAGGCGGGCGTGGCCGATATCGAGCTGGTCTACGACAGCGGCCCGCGCTACGCCCTCGGCAAGGTCAACTTTGCCGGCGATACCCCCTTTGATGAAGAACTGTTGCAACGCATGGTGCCGTTCAAGAGCGGTGCTCCCTACGATTCCGAACTGATTGCCGAGCTGAACCAGGCCCTGCAATCGAGCGGTTATTTCGAGGGCGTGCGGGTGGACGCGGCCCCGGCCGCAGCGGCCAATGATGTGATCCCGGTGGCGGTCCAGCTGCAAACCCGCAAACCGCGGACCATGGGCCTGGGCCTGGGTTTTTCCACCGACGTGGGCCCGCGCGGCAAGGCCAACTGGACGCGGCATTGGGTCAACCCCCAGGGGCATAGCTATGGCTGGGAGGCGGAACTGTCGGCGCCCCGGCAGAACGTCGGCCTGTGGTACGACATTCCCCTCGACCCGCCATTGACCGACAAGCTGCGCTTTGCCGGCGGCTACCAGAACGAAGAACTGGCCAACACCGACACCCTCAGCAAACTGCTCACCCTCGGCCCGGAATGGCACACCAAGTTGCCCAGCGGCTGGACACGGGTGATCTCGCTCAAGTTGCAGCGCGAAGAATATCGCCTGGGGGATGACTCTGGCTTGAGCAATTTGCTGATGCCGGGAATCAGCTATTCCTACCTGCGCAGCGACAACCGCATCGACCCCCATAACGGCTATCGCCTGCAATTCGATACCAAGGTGGCCAAGGAAGGGCTGGGCTCGGACACCAACTTGCTGTACGGCACCGCGATGATCAAGGGCTTGACCACGGTGTGGGACAAGCACCGCTTCCTCGGCCGCGCGCAGTTTGGCGGCAGCGCCACCAACGGCTACAAGTCGGTGCCACCGTCCCTGCGCTTTTTTGCCGGTGGCGACCAGAGCGTGCGTGGCTACGAGTACCAGACGCTGTCCCCGGAAAACAACAAGGGCGACCGTATCGGTGGCCGCTATATGGTGGCCTTGAGCGCCGAGTATCAGTATTCCATCGCCGAAAAATGGCGGATCGCGACCTTTGTCGACCAAGGCAACTCCTTTAACACCCTTGAATTGCCGAGCCTGAAAACCGGGGTTGGCGTCGGCGTGCGCTGGGTGTCGCCAGTCGGCCCGATTCGCCTTGACCTGGCCCATGCCCTGGAAGATCCGGGCGGTATTCGTTTGCACTTTTCCATGGGGCCTGAGCTGTGA
- a CDS encoding substrate-binding domain-containing protein encodes MMLRVLYLLVLCSTFPLAALATPLPFPEHGPALRIQGSNTIGAALGPALVKGLMEQQGLKTVHSEPTKRPNEQRLVGTSPQGKRVLVEIAAHGSSTGFAALKKAEADLAAASRPIKDRELVDLEPLGDLKSPGAEQVIAIDGLAIILHPRNPLQTLTTEQLARIFSGEVSTWEALGGAGGTIRLYARDDQSGTYDTFKELVLNRRGKTLDSAAKRFESSEQLSDAVSHDPQGIGFIGLPYVRQAKAVAISDGDSQAMLPANSLIATEDYPLSRRLFFYLPPANTNPWAEALVDFAQSAQGQAIVAANGFIAQQVQAISVQPRPPMPDAYQAIAREAQRLSVNFRFEEGSASLDNKARQDLARVVAYINSHDKRNKRVTLVGFGDAKDDPQRAALLSKLRAMAVRRELVKSGVVLRDIRGFGAEMPVATNTVDEGRIKNRRVEVWVY; translated from the coding sequence ATGATGCTGCGCGTTCTGTACCTGCTGGTTCTCTGTAGCACGTTCCCTCTTGCGGCCCTGGCAACGCCCCTACCCTTTCCCGAACACGGTCCGGCATTGCGCATCCAGGGCTCCAACACCATTGGCGCGGCGCTGGGCCCGGCGCTGGTAAAGGGCTTGATGGAGCAACAGGGCCTGAAGACCGTACACAGTGAACCGACGAAACGCCCCAATGAGCAGCGCCTCGTCGGCACGAGCCCCCAAGGCAAACGGGTCCTGGTAGAAATCGCCGCCCACGGTTCCAGCACCGGCTTTGCCGCGCTGAAAAAGGCCGAGGCCGATCTGGCTGCCGCATCGCGCCCGATCAAGGACCGCGAGTTGGTGGATCTCGAACCCCTGGGCGACCTGAAAAGCCCCGGCGCCGAACAGGTGATCGCCATCGATGGCCTGGCGATCATCCTGCATCCACGCAACCCCTTGCAGACCTTGACGACCGAACAACTGGCGAGGATTTTCAGTGGCGAAGTCAGCACCTGGGAAGCCTTGGGCGGCGCCGGCGGGACGATACGGTTGTATGCCCGCGATGATCAATCCGGAACCTACGACACCTTCAAGGAGCTGGTGCTCAACCGTCGCGGCAAAACCCTCGACAGCGCGGCCAAACGCTTTGAGTCCAGCGAGCAACTGTCCGATGCGGTGAGCCACGACCCGCAGGGTATTGGCTTCATCGGCCTGCCTTATGTGCGCCAGGCCAAGGCCGTGGCCATCAGTGATGGTGATTCCCAAGCGATGTTGCCGGCGAACAGCCTGATCGCCACCGAGGACTACCCTCTGTCGCGGCGCTTGTTTTTCTACCTGCCGCCCGCTAACACCAATCCCTGGGCCGAGGCGCTGGTGGACTTTGCCCAGAGCGCCCAGGGCCAGGCCATCGTTGCCGCCAACGGGTTTATCGCCCAACAGGTCCAGGCCATCAGCGTGCAGCCACGGCCACCGATGCCGGACGCCTACCAGGCCATCGCTCGCGAGGCACAACGTCTGAGCGTGAATTTTCGCTTCGAAGAAGGCAGCGCCAGCCTGGACAACAAGGCACGCCAGGACCTGGCGCGGGTGGTGGCTTATATAAACAGCCACGACAAACGTAACAAACGGGTCACGCTAGTGGGGTTTGGTGACGCCAAGGATGACCCGCAGCGCGCTGCCCTGTTGTCGAAGTTGCGGGCGATGGCGGTGCGCCGGGAACTGGTCAAGAGTGGCGTGGTGTTACGCGACATCCGCGGCTTTGGCGCCGAGATGCCGGTGGCGACGAATACCGTGGATGAGGGCCGGATCAAGAATCGCCGGGTGGAGGTCTGGGTTTATTGA
- a CDS encoding LysR family transcriptional regulator: MNLSKVDLNLFIVFDAIYTEANLTRAGQIVGITQPAVSNALARLRETFNDPLFVRTAQGMVPTPMAQNIIGPVRNALSLLRVSVQESRIFNPLQAAKTYRISMTDLTEAVILPSLFQRLRRLAPTVIIESFLSKRRETTKELAAGRLDFAVDAPLNTDPQVRHVKLMEDRYVCAMRKGHPMAGKEKFSLDDYLSLTHIHISSRRNGLGHVDLALGKMGIQRKIALRSQHYLMASQVLQQTDMVMTVPERFARRNDLHSFYLPVNDVPPVETHLYWHESTDQDPANRWMREQMIELCQQVTAREKKLDNA, from the coding sequence ATGAATCTGAGCAAGGTCGACCTCAATCTTTTCATCGTCTTTGACGCGATCTACACCGAAGCCAACCTGACCCGCGCCGGGCAGATCGTCGGCATTACCCAGCCGGCGGTATCAAACGCCCTGGCGCGCCTGCGCGAGACCTTCAACGACCCGCTGTTCGTGCGGACCGCCCAGGGCATGGTGCCGACCCCCATGGCCCAGAACATCATTGGCCCCGTGCGCAACGCCCTGTCGCTGTTGCGGGTGTCGGTGCAAGAGAGCCGGATCTTCAACCCCTTGCAGGCCGCCAAGACCTACCGCATCAGCATGACCGACCTCACTGAAGCGGTGATCCTGCCGTCGCTGTTCCAGCGCCTGCGCCGCCTGGCGCCCACGGTGATCATCGAAAGTTTCCTGTCCAAGCGCCGTGAAACCACCAAGGAACTGGCCGCCGGCCGCCTGGATTTTGCGGTGGACGCGCCCCTGAACACCGACCCGCAAGTGCGCCACGTCAAGCTCATGGAAGACCGCTATGTGTGTGCCATGCGCAAGGGCCACCCGATGGCGGGCAAGGAAAAGTTCAGCCTGGATGACTACCTCTCGCTGACCCATATTCATATTTCCAGCCGACGCAATGGCCTGGGCCACGTCGACCTGGCTCTGGGCAAGATGGGGATCCAGCGCAAGATCGCCCTGCGTTCGCAGCATTACCTGATGGCCTCCCAGGTATTGCAGCAGACCGATATGGTGATGACCGTGCCCGAGCGCTTTGCCAGGCGTAACGACCTGCACTCGTTCTACCTGCCGGTCAATGATGTGCCGCCAGTGGAAACTCACCTGTACTGGCATGAAAGCACCGACCAGGACCCGGCCAACCGCTGGATGCGCGAGCAGATGATCGAACTGTGCCAGCAGGTCACGGCGCGTGAGAAGAAGTTGGATAACGCTTAG
- the xthA gene encoding exodeoxyribonuclease III, which yields MKIVSFNINGLRARPHQLAALIDKHQPDVIGLQETKVHDDQFPLAEVQALGYHVYYHGQKGHYGVALLSRQEPLALHKGFASDDEDAQRRFIWGTFADEHGNPITIMNGYFPQGESRDHPTKFPAKQRFYEDLQQLLETQFSNDQALVVMGDVNISPEDCDIGIGADNAKRWLKTGKCSFLPEEREWMARLKNWGLTDSFRHLNPDVADRFSWFDYRSRGFEDEPKRGLRIDLIMASNGLLPRVKDAGVDYELRGLEKPSDHAPIWLELS from the coding sequence ATGAAAATCGTCTCCTTCAATATCAACGGGCTGCGTGCCCGGCCTCACCAGTTGGCGGCCCTGATCGACAAACATCAACCGGACGTGATCGGCCTGCAGGAAACCAAGGTCCACGACGACCAGTTCCCGCTGGCTGAAGTCCAGGCCTTGGGGTATCACGTGTACTACCACGGGCAGAAAGGCCACTACGGTGTCGCCCTGCTCTCGCGCCAGGAGCCACTGGCCCTGCACAAGGGTTTTGCCAGCGACGATGAGGATGCCCAGCGCCGTTTTATCTGGGGCACCTTTGCCGATGAACACGGCAACCCGATCACCATCATGAACGGCTATTTCCCACAGGGCGAAAGCCGCGATCACCCCACCAAGTTCCCGGCCAAGCAGCGCTTCTACGAAGACCTGCAACAGTTGCTGGAAACCCAGTTCAGCAATGACCAGGCGTTGGTGGTGATGGGTGATGTGAACATTTCCCCTGAGGATTGCGATATCGGCATCGGTGCCGACAACGCCAAGCGCTGGCTGAAGACCGGCAAATGCAGCTTCCTGCCGGAAGAGCGCGAATGGATGGCGCGCCTGAAAAACTGGGGCCTGACCGACAGCTTCCGGCACCTGAACCCGGATGTGGCGGATCGCTTCAGTTGGTTCGATTACCGCAGCCGCGGCTTTGAAGATGAACCCAAGCGTGGCCTGCGCATCGACCTGATCATGGCCTCCAATGGCCTGTTGCCACGGGTCAAGGATGCGGGCGTGGACTACGAACTGCGCGGCCTGGAAAAGCCGTCGGACCATGCGCCGATCTGGCTGGAACTGAGCTGA
- a CDS encoding GNAT family N-acetyltransferase, translating into MPDTSTAIAQVHLLDSGYSREARSLLYHAYRHEPTFAYLFEAERSGYEQRVRATVRELVKQHFLQELPAIGLLVNDRLIGIALIAPPQRRLGITESWAWQLRMWLSTGLRCTRRYLEYHQAVLACLPSEAVHVLPLLGIHPQFQGKHYGEQLLEAVHNWCAEDPHSQGVVLDTGNPLYLEFYKRQGYEEVGEVAVGPILEHVFFHPNPQVLQPATP; encoded by the coding sequence ATGCCCGACACTTCCACTGCCATTGCCCAGGTTCACTTGCTCGATAGCGGCTATTCCCGCGAAGCGCGCTCGTTGCTGTACCACGCCTATCGCCATGAGCCGACCTTCGCCTATCTGTTTGAAGCTGAACGTTCCGGTTATGAGCAGCGGGTCAGGGCTACCGTGCGTGAGCTGGTCAAACAGCACTTTCTCCAGGAACTGCCGGCGATCGGCCTGCTGGTCAATGACCGGCTGATCGGCATTGCGCTGATTGCTCCCCCGCAACGGCGTCTGGGCATCACCGAAAGCTGGGCCTGGCAATTGCGCATGTGGTTGAGCACTGGCTTGAGGTGTACCCGGCGTTACCTCGAATACCATCAGGCGGTGTTGGCGTGCCTGCCGTCCGAGGCGGTACACGTATTGCCGCTGTTGGGGATTCACCCGCAATTCCAGGGCAAGCATTACGGTGAACAACTGCTGGAAGCCGTGCATAACTGGTGTGCCGAAGACCCGCATTCACAAGGGGTGGTGCTGGACACCGGCAATCCGCTCTACCTGGAGTTCTACAAGCGCCAGGGCTATGAAGAAGTGGGCGAGGTGGCTGTAGGACCTATCCTGGAGCATGTGTTTTTTCACCCGAATCCCCAAGTGTTACAACCTGCAACGCCTTAA